TATGTAaaaagagataaatcatgagATCAGTTTATAATTGATCGTCAAATAGCTAAAGAGTGATAAAAGTTTTTCTCCGATGACATATGCTTAGTGTTATTGTTAAGTACATATGATGAGCCTAAGTTCAGAAATAACTTTATGTCAAAACtatataagtttaaatttatttcaaatacttataataaattaaatagggTGCAAACGATAAGTAGGTTTACACTCAAGAGATTCTGAAGAATACATGTCGATTTTGATCAAATTTAATAAGCCCAAGTGTCAAGAAATTTTAAACATTATCAAGGAGAGTCCCAGAAATATtgaaaatgtaaataaaaataaaaggtaaATTTCATTATGAACCCATATTAGAATTTTCAACACAAGgttttttgtttatattgttGCACAAATATGTATGTTGTGAAAAAATTCATGAATAAAGACTCTCTCACTGAACTAAATTAACTTGTACATGACTATTTGGCAAATGCCAACTAGTGAGAAGTTGAAGTTGAATTTATAATTACAATTCAACAAATTTCCTTTGTCCGTGGTTGAGTAAATATGTTAAGTGTAAATCCATTTGCAACTTTTTAAAGTAATATAATTTAATCAACTCTGTTCTAAGGTATAATAAAaagtaatattttaaataataaattacgaataaaataatattataataatttttaaagagtgtTACCTTTTGTATAATGTAGATAATTAAAGATCctcttttgagttttttttttttttttttttttttttttttgcctacaAAGACAATCCAATATACTAAGCTCTCGCGATATACTAAGCTCTCATTATGCGAGGTCCTGAAAAAAGATTCATTATAAATAATCTTACTCTACTTTTTTTTGTAAAAGATTGTTtactatgattttttttatcacaaaataattattttaccaTTACGTCAAAACTTCAATatttcataccactaaaaaaaaactaaaaataacatTTACCGTAATTGAGTAGTGACAACTAAGATGGTAAATAAAAAAGACAAACAAACACGACAATAGtcttatttatgttcattttacAGTAAAATAAATTCTAAAAACTAGTAAAACTCAATTTGTTAATATTCatcaataattaataaataaatttattaattaatgtttttaaaatcttaattattaattttttatttaaatatataaaaacataataatttaaataataaaaatttaatcaatattTTGTCTAAATACGGAAAAAAAAACAATGTTATTGATTGAACTCAATAAAAAACGCTTAAATTGAAtgacaaatttaaataaaattgataataaTGAATAAACTTGAACCCATAGCCCCGCTTTATTTTTAATacatttaaataaatttgatttaaaacaaaTGAATAAACTTGAATTTACACCCCTAGTTGACTAGTTCCAAGGGTTCTAGTTGACTTTGCAGTAAATTTTACAGTGAAATCAAggctattttttaaataaaaaaaaaattgggcatTTACAATGGGAACTAATGGAGCATTACTGAAAAATGAGACATTAATGACATTTGCAAATAACTTTTTGTTTATTTGAAATGTTCATGGCACATCACCACTTAACACAAGTAGAATGAAATAATAAACATATGATAAATACGTGAACACTTCTGAAAGAAAAATGACAGTTCAAATACAACAACAAAGGAAATATATGATAGATTAGTTTAAAGATGGAAGTATGTGAAAAAACAAGCAATTAACCCTTTTAAGAATACTCAATAAGGCCATTTTTTTGGAAGACTGAAGATTTCATAACAAATCCTCTCATGATTGGCATGAGTAATTGCAACACTCTTAAAATATTGCAACGAGCTAGTGATAAATGCTTTGAAATGTTAATATATGCAACCCAGGGAACTGGAAAGATTCATCCAAACATCATTTGAAACAATAAAGTTGAACATGAAGGGAAATCTCGTGCATATTTTTAAGTTGATTATGAAAGTGTTACCTCACCGGAGGAAAGTGGAATGTAAACGAGGAAAAATCTCAAAGAGTATTattgatataataataataataataataatactaataatactaataataataGGGTGGGGGTGCACCTCATGACTGCCTCCAACCAAACTTTAGAAGAATTGCCTGAGAAAAATGGGAATCATGCAATCCTTAGAGATGATCACATACTGCTTTGGTAAAGTCTGTCGTCGATGAACTTCCACCAAGATCAACAGTCCGATACTTTCCTTCCGCAATAGTACTAAGTATAGCATTATGAATTTGGTCAGCTTTGTCATTTAAATTCAAGTGTCGTAGCATCATAACAGAACTCAGCAGGAGGGCCGTTGGATTTGCAAGATTCTGGAATAATGGATTACAAGACAGATCtatcatcaaattaaattaataaagatGTCATTGAACAAGGTGGCTGAAATGACAGCTAAGGTACAATGGATTATAAGTGAATAAAAACAAGTATCATAGACAGTTAAGTTGAAGAAAAAGCCTTCCGACTACCCATACATGGTGTCCAGTtcagaattttgattaattaattcgCAGATAAGATACTGAATAATAGATATAAGAAATTGATACCTTGCCAGCAATATCAGGGGCTGAACCATGAACAGCTTCTGCTAGGGCAATGCCACCTTCACCAATGTTGCAACTAGAACACAGCCATTAAGATATTAGTTCACACTGAAAACATTGACCTGTAAAAGCAAATCACACTCACCTAGGGGTTAAGCCCAGACCTCCAATTAGGCCTGCACAGAGGTCACTGATTATATCTCCGTATAGATTGGGCATCACCAGTACATCAAAGAGAGAGGGATTTTTCACAAGCTGTCACGTTTAAGTAGACTAAACAACATTAGAAATCCCAGAGTTTCATGTGTTAACTATCCTTCTAGTTTATTAACTAGTGAAACAAAGATTTCATTATGGATTATGCGGGTATCTCAGCCAACAGGTTTTGGCTAACTCATGATTTCATATAGCTACATCATTTCCTCCTTCAGAACCTATAGGATTAACAGAGACTATTGAATTAATgaagattatttatatttaaaagagATTTCTAGTTCCATGAGAAGTTCAGGTTCTGGGAAAAATTTATTCCAGACACCCTGCTAAGATTGAGTGCTACTATGGTTAATGTCAATGAGCCAATTTGTCATGGCCTAATCAAGGATTCCATACAATGTCGTTTGTAATTCTTTAGCTAACCAAACATAGTAAAAGAGATGATGATGGCAGAACCATATGATGAAAAGGATCACAATAATATTATAGTGAAAGGTTCTGATCCCTCATCAACACATACCATCATACAGCAGTTGTCAATTATAACTTCCTCATAAGTTATTTCTGGGTACTTTTCTGCAACCTCTCGGCAACACTGCAAGTATCAACTGAGAAGCCTAAGATCTGTGACCCAATTTAGGGCCTGGAAATTCTATGTACAAATCTGTGTATCTAAAGTACCTTGAGAAAAAGACCATCAGTCTTCCTCATAATATTGGCTTTGTGTATAGCAGACACTCGCTGGCGGCCATTTACTTTTGCATAATGAAAAGCATACTCTGCCACCCTTAAGCTTGCTTGTCGAGTAATAATCTTCAGACTTTCAACAACACCTCTTACAACCTAGAATTGTGTAGAAAACTACATCATGAACCATCAATTAATCATATCATACGTAAGAGTAATATCATCTATAAATCATACCACAAATAAGAGAAATGCTAATCTATATTTCAGCTCGAAGGCGTACCTGGTGTTCAAGGCCACTATACTCTCCTTCTGTATTTTCACGGATGGTCACAAGATTCACACCATCATATCGTGTTTTATAGCCTGGAAGGCTATAGCAAGGTCTAACATTGGCATAGAGGCCAAGTTCTTTCCTTAAGGTGAGATTCAATGAGCGGTGACCTTTTCCAATAGGGGTAGCCATAGGACCTTTCAATCCAACCCTATTTCTTCGAACTGATTCCAGACTTTCCCATGTGAGAAAGCTCTCTGTTCTTGGATCTACTTTGTCACCCACAAAATGTTCCTCCCATTCTATTGGAATTTGT
This region of Zingiber officinale cultivar Zhangliang chromosome 9A, Zo_v1.1, whole genome shotgun sequence genomic DNA includes:
- the LOC122020964 gene encoding isocitrate dehydrogenase [NAD] catalytic subunit 5, mitochondrial-like; the encoded protein is MALRRLVERTSINQIPNQLFPALRQSFLTAASPSESIRATLFPGDGIGPEIAESVKQVFNAAQIPIEWEEHFVGDKVDPRTESFLTWESLESVRRNRVGLKGPMATPIGKGHRSLNLTLRKELGLYANVRPCYSLPGYKTRYDGVNLVTIRENTEGEYSGLEHQVVRGVVESLKIITRQASLRVAEYAFHYAKVNGRQRVSAIHKANIMRKTDGLFLKCCREVAEKYPEITYEEVIIDNCCMMLVKNPSLFDVLVMPNLYGDIISDLCAGLIGGLGLTPSCNIGEGGIALAEAVHGSAPDIAGKNLANPTALLLSSVMMLRHLNLNDKADQIHNAILSTIAEGKYRTVDLGGSSSTTDFTKAVCDHL